TTCGGGCTGGCCCCGATCGCCCCGGTCGCGGTGGTGACGACGGGCCGCTCCCTGCCCCCGGACGCGCCGGTGATCACGAAGGCGGCGGTCCCGACGTTGGTGTTCACCTCATCGGCGGCACCGTCGGCATTGCGCGACGAATGGATGGCGAACGGGGCCCGGGTGTTCGTGGTGGGTGCTGCGGAGGTGCCGGCTTCCGAGGTGGTCTCGACGCTGGCGGCGGAGGGCTTGGGCCGCATCGACTGCGAAGGCGGGCCGCGGTTGTTCGGGTCGCTGATCGAAGCGGGCGTGGTCGACGAGTTCCGCTTGACGGTGGCGCCGTTCCTGGTTTCGGGAGCATCGAGCCGGGCGGCGGTGGGCGGGGCGATCGACCCGGCTTCGCTGGAGCTGGCTTCGGTGCTGACGGATGGGAGCAGCGTGCTGCTGCGGTATTTGGTTCCGCGCTAGCCCCCGTTTTTGTCGGTCCTGCCCGGTAAAAGTGGTATCCGGGGGTTCCCGAGGCCATTTTTGTCGGTGCCCGCGGGTAGTGTGGAAATCGGGGGCTGTTCGCGCGCCTGCGCAGGCATTTCCTTTGCGTCGCAACGGAAATCGCGCGGCACCGCCGATGTCAGGTTCACCCGGTTCAGCGATGATTTTCGCACGTGTGTTCGGTAGCGTCGGGGGTATGACCACTCTTTCCCTGTCTCACAACCGAAGACCGTCGCCGCACCCGCGGCGATCACAGCAGCCGGCGAAAATGCTCCGCCATGTCGAGACGTCCGGCTTCCTGCGGCGCGAGCCAAGCGAAGTCGTCGTGCTCCTCCGGGTTGAGCACGACGTCTCCGGCGCCGTCTTCTTCCACCGTGTAAACGAAAGCGTGGACTTCCATCGCGCGCCCGGCGACGTCGGGCCAGGAATCGCGGGCGAGTTCACCCGTGACCCGGACCCGCAACCCCGTCTCCTCCACCGCTTCCCGGATCGCGGTGGCTTCGAAAGCCTCGCCCGGCTCGGCCGTCCCGCCGGGCAGTTCCCACCGTCCCGCGAGGAACACGCCGGGCGCGCGCCGGAGGAACAGCACCCGGTCGCCGCGGGCGATCCAGCAGTAGGCCAGGTGCTTCTGCGCGATCTCCGTCATGCGCGGGATTCTCGCTCAGTTGGTCTTCGACGTCGGCAGGTGGGCGCCGAGGTACCCGACGTACACCGTGCCCGTGCGGTCCGTGTCGTCGAGGAAGTGCAGCCGCGGCGCCGGCGACTTGAAGCGCTCGAGGGCGATGTGGGCACCGAAGTAGTCGCGGCCGGAGGGATGCGTCCGCGGGTCGACGCGGAACGTCCGCGCCTGGCGGAGCCGTTCGTTCGTGGTCACCGTGTCCGACTCGGCCAGGGCGATGATGTTGGCGCTGATCAGCGAACCCGGCTGGCCGGTGCGGGCGAACGCGAGCACGTCCGACAGCTCGGGGCCGGGATCCTGGCCCGCGTCGAGCAACGTGGTCCGCGCGCAGGCGTATGCGTCGAGCGTGCGGAGCGCGTCCCACGCCTTGCGCCGCCAGGCGCCGGCTTTCGGGTGGTGGTCGAGGATCGCGGCCGGAGCCGGCTCGGCCGTGATCGCGAGGTGCTTGAGCGTCGCCGTCGCGGCGCCGATCAGCTCGGCGAAGCTCGGGAACTCCTCGGGCGGAAGCTCGGCGGCGGCGACCTCGTCGTCGGCGTCGTGGTAGCGGGCGAGCGTGCCGGCCAGCAGCCCGTTCACGCGTCTGAGCTCGTCGCGCTCGGCCTCCGTCTCCTCGAACGCGCGCGCGTAGTCGTCCACCTCCCCCTGCAGCTGCGCGAGCTGCGTCCGCAGGCACGCGACGTCGATCGCGGTCAGCTCCTCCAGCCGGCGGCGGAGCACCTTCACCTCGCCGGCGTGCCGGTCCCGCTCCTCGGTGTCGGCCTTCGACTTCTTGCGCAGGATCGTGATCACGCCCCGCGCCTCCGCCAGCTCGCGCTCGGCGCGGTCCAGCTTCTCCGTCAGCTCGGCGTCCGGTTCCCGCTCCGGCGCGTCGAACGGATCCGTGGCGTACCACGCCTTCACGCTCGGTACCTCCGCCCATTCCTCGGGAAGCGGTGTCCGGCCGCGCGTCTGGAGCAGCCGCGTGATCGCGCCCTGGAGCGCCTCGCCCGGCACCGGGCTGGCGGTCTCGACGAAGTCCGGGAGCTGGTCGCACAGCGGCGCGTACAGGCGCGCGCCCTGCGGCGCCTCGTAGCCGAGGGGCACGTGCTGGTTGAGGGTGCGCCGGAAGCGGTCGTCGACGTCGAAGACGTTGACCAGCCCGGGCCAGCCGTCGACCGGGACCGTCGGCGGTTCGGTGAGCACCAGCACCGCCGACGTCCGCCACGGCGCCACGAGCGCCTCGCCCAGCAGTTCCGCCACGCGGTCGCATTCCTCGCGAGACCAGCCGCGCATCGCGAGAACCGGCGCTTCGATCGGGATCTCGTCACTCCCGCTAGCGCCGAGCTCCTCGAGCCCGATCCGGTGCGCCGGCGCTTCGTGGCAGCTGCGCCACGCCCGCGTGCACGCGGCGGCCAGCAACCACGCCACGCGGTCTTCGCCGGCGTGGTAGCACAGCGAAAGCAATACCTGAACGGAGTAGCGGCCCTCGGCGCCCGTCCACCCGAACTTCAGGTCGCACCGGCGCGATCCGCCGTCGTCGGAGGAGCCGAGATCGGCGACCGTGTAGTCGTCGTGCTGCCGCTGGCGGGTGATCAGCCTGCTGCGCAAGGCGTCCAGGGGGCGTTTCCCCTCGGTGGGGACCAGTCCGTGGTGCCAGATCCGGTGCACCCCCACAGGACTCAACTCCGTTCGCAGGCAACAGGACCTCAGGCGAACATAGCGGATCCTGTGATCGGGCGAACGCGGGGCGTCACCTCATTCACGCGTCCAGAGGCAGAACGGGTGCCCGGCCGGATCGAAGCAGACGCGGACGTCCTCCTGCGGCTGGAAGTCCGCGACGACGGCGCCCGCGGCGGTCGCGGCCGACGTCGCCGCGTCGAGGTCGTCGACCTCGATGTCGAGGTGCAGCTGCATCTGCTGGGCGCCGCCGGCCGGCGGCCACACCGGCGGGACGTGCTCGGTCTCGAGCTGGAACGACAACCCGGCGCTGCCGTCGTCCGGGCGGAGCGTCACCCACTCCGGCTCGTCGGTCTTGATCGGCCAGCCGAGCAGCTTCGAGTAGAACTCGGCGAGCGCGCGCGGTTCCGGCGCGCCGAGGACGGTGGAGGTCAGTTTCATGATCCGGTGGTACCCGCCGGCGCGGGACTTCTACCGGGCCGGGCCGGGCCGGGTGTCGAAGTAGGCGACGGGCGGGCCGACTTGCCGCCACGACGTCGTCGCGAACACCGCGGCCCCCGACAACGCGAGCAGCACGGTGATGACGGCGAGCGTGGCGCCGATCCGTCCCGGGCCGGGCCGGGTGCGCGCACCGGCGTAGACGCCGAAGACCAGTGCCAGCACGCTGATCGGCAGCAACGCGAACCACAATGCGCCGAGGACCAGCACGAACGACTGCGCGACCCAGGAATACACCCACGCGGTCACGATCGGCGGCCGGACGATCAGCCAGGCCGCCCAGGTGGCGACCGCGAGCGTGAGCCCGGACGCGCCGATCGCGAGCGACGCGATCGCCAGGCCGCGACCGGGTCGCGTGGTTTCCGTCGCTTCGGCTTCGGACTCCGGTGCCCCCATGCCGAGAACATCTCGGCGTCACGCCCCGGCGTTACGCGGAATACCTCGCCGCCGCAGGGGTTGACTCCAGGCGCAGGCGAAAGATCACTGAGGGAGCCGCCATGTCGTCCGAGCACATCCAGGGGACCGTCGCCGACGGGTTCGAGTCCGTCCGCGAGGAGTTCGCCGCCGTCGCGACCGCCGAAGGCGGCGACTACGCCGCCCAGCTCGTCGCGCACGTCGACGGCGAGCGCGTCGTCGACCTGTGGACCGGGCCCGAGATCACCGCCGACTCGCTGACCGGGGTGTTCTCCTCCACCAAGGGTGCGGCACACCTGGTGGTGGCGCTGCTCGTCCAGGACGGCGTGCTCGACCTCGACCAGCGGGTCAGCCACTACTGGCCGGAGTTCGGCGCGGCGGGCAAGGCGGCGATCACCCTGCGGGAGCTGCTCGCGCACCGCGCCGGCGTCGTGGGCGCGGACGCCGGCTTCACGGCCGACGAGATCGCCGACGACCGCGTGATCGCCGAGCGGCTCGCCCCGCAGCGGCCGTACTGGCGTCCCGGCACGGCGTTCGGCTACCACGCGCTGGTGATCGGCGCCCTGACCGGCGAGGTCGTCCGGCGCGTCACCGGCCGCAGCATCCAGGAGCACTACGAGGAGCGGATCCGGAAGCCGTTCGGCCTCGACTTCTACCTGGGGCTGCCGGAGGAGCTGGAGCCTCGGTTCCTGACGACGCAGCCGATGCTGCCGACGCCGGAGCAGCTGGCCGAGCTGGAGGCGAACGCGACGGGGCCGGACAGCATCACCGGGATCGCGTTCAACCGCAACCACCCGAAGGCGCCGGAACTCTGGGACCTGCCGAACATGGAGGTGGTCCGCCGCCTGAGCCCGGCCTCGGTGGGCGGCGTGGCGTCGGCACGCGGCCTGGCCGGGATGTACGCGGCGGCGATCAGCGGCCCGGAGCGGCTGCTGCACCCGGAGACGGCGGCGGAGTTCGCCCAGATCCATTCCATCGGCGACGACCTGTCGACCCGCAACCACAACGCCTTCGGCCTGGGCTTCGCGATCGTCTCGGACGACTACCCGTCCCTCGGACAGGGTGCATTCGGCCACAGCGGCGCGGCGGGTTCCCAGGCGTTCGCAGACCCCCGCAGCGGCCTGGCCTACGGCTACAACCGCCGCCGGTTCGCCTTCCCAGGCGGTGCGGCGCCCGAGAACGCGCGGCTGGTGAGCGCAATCCACAAGGCGGTGACGGACCAGCAGGCATGACGAGGTAACTGTCCACAAAGGACTCTTTTGGCCGGGCGGCCAGGAGAGTAGTGCGCGCACGTCCGAAAGCGGAGCTTGCGCCCGCGCAGATCGCCGAGCGCGAGGTGGTGGGCAGGGGGCTGGCGAGCTTCGCTACGGCAGGCCCGGCGGCTGCGATACGCGAACACGGTCGCCGCGGACTTGGCCGGGTGCCTTGACTTGGCCGAGCGCGGGACGGGCAGAGGCTGGCTGGGCGCAGGGCTACCGGAAGCGCGCCGGCGCGCAGCGGCCCGACGCTGGGCTCCATCGAGAGCGAGGACTGGCCCAGGTCCGCCTCGGTGAGCAAGCAAGGTGGGGCGCGCCGAGGCGAGCCGTCGGCGCCGCGTGGGAGCAGTCCGAGATCGCCGTCCGCGCCTGGCGGAACACCCCACTCCGGACGGTCCTAACCCGACCTCCGCCATCCGGCGGGATGCACGTCCCCTACAGCTCTCGTTACAGAGTTCACTCGTTAGGACGTTCCCACCGCAGCGTTTCGCCTGATCACGCGGGTCGGACTGACTTTCTGTAGCGAAAACCCTCCCGATCATTGCTCCGTTGTGGAACTATTGCCCCATTCGCGGGGAGAGGGCCCCGCGAGGGGGACTCACCGTCACAGGTGAGCGGCCCCATGCAGATCCCCAGGGGAGAGGAGATCGACCATGTCGACGCCCACGGACACCAAGCCTGAAGAAACCCCGGAGCCGGTCGAGAAGGCCGGCCCGGTGGTCCCGCACCCCGAGCCGGACGAGCACGGCTGGGTGCACATCGACCACCCGCCGCTCAAGGACGGCCCGGTCGTGACCCCGAACTGCGGGAACCCGTGCTACCAGGTGGTCAAGTCCTGAGCTTCACCGATTCGTGATCGCCCGCCTGCCGATCTTCGCCTGGCAGGCGGGCTTCTTTCTGCGACTTGCTGTGATGTCATAGGAGTGTGCCTGTGACGAACCTGGACCCGACCGAAGTCATCGAGACGGTCCGCGGCCTTCAGCGACAAGCCGCCGAGGGGTCCTGCCTGAAGCACTACCGGGAGGGGGTCCGGCTGCTGCGTCGCGGCATGACGATGCTGGACTCGATCCACCCCGTCGCGCAGGAGCACCGGACCGACTGGCTGGTCACCCGGATCCGGCTCGCCAGCCTGATGGCCGCGCTGTCCTCCGAGATCAGCGGGGACCTCGCGGCGGGCTTGGCCGGCCTCGACGACGTCCGGTTGCTGATCAACGCGGTACCGGACGCAATCCTGCAAGCCGAGCTCAACGGCTCGCTCAACCACAACTACGCGGCCCGGCTGATGAGTGTCGGCCGCAACGAGGAAAGCCTGGGCTCATTCGACATCTCCGTCGCGCACCAGGAGTACCGGCTGGCGAACGGCCCGGCGCCCGAGACGAGGATGGGGGCTTTCGTCCAGACCCTGTCGTCGCGGGCGTGGGTCCAGATCCGGCTGGGGAACGTCAGCGAGGCTCAGTCAGACCTCAACCGGTCGCTCGAGCTCGCCGAGAAGTACGAGCTCCGCACCGTCGCCGCCGACATGCGGCGCACCATGGGCATGCTCGCCCTGCGCACCGGCGACGTTCCGGAGGCTCTCCGGCTGTACGAGATGGCGGAGCGCAGCTACCGCGCGCTGGACTTGGACGTTCCGGAAGGCCTGCGCTTCGAGCAGGCGGAGGCCCTGCTGGCCGCCGGGCTCGCGGAAGAGGCCGGCGCCCACCTGGACGAGGTGCTGCCGAAGCTGTTCGCCGAACAGAGCATCACCCGGGAGGTGGCGCGTGCGGAGCTGTACCGCGCTTCCGCCGCGTTGATGACCGACGAGATCGAGCTTGCGCGGCAGATGGCCGATTCCAGCCGCCGCAAGATGCTGCGAGTCGGCTGTCAGACCTGCATCGCCAACGCCACCTTGACCGGCTTGCAGGCCGATGCGCGCGATGCGCTCCGCGCCGGGGAAATCCCGGCCGCCCTGCCGACGCGGGCGCTCCGGCTCGCCGCGAAGATGCCGACTCCGC
This genomic window from Amycolatopsis mongoliensis contains:
- a CDS encoding VOC family protein — translated: MKLTSTVLGAPEPRALAEFYSKLLGWPIKTDEPEWVTLRPDDGSAGLSFQLETEHVPPVWPPAGGAQQMQLHLDIEVDDLDAATSAATAAGAVVADFQPQEDVRVCFDPAGHPFCLWTRE
- a CDS encoding serine hydrolase domain-containing protein, giving the protein MSSEHIQGTVADGFESVREEFAAVATAEGGDYAAQLVAHVDGERVVDLWTGPEITADSLTGVFSSTKGAAHLVVALLVQDGVLDLDQRVSHYWPEFGAAGKAAITLRELLAHRAGVVGADAGFTADEIADDRVIAERLAPQRPYWRPGTAFGYHALVIGALTGEVVRRVTGRSIQEHYEERIRKPFGLDFYLGLPEELEPRFLTTQPMLPTPEQLAELEANATGPDSITGIAFNRNHPKAPELWDLPNMEVVRRLSPASVGGVASARGLAGMYAAAISGPERLLHPETAAEFAQIHSIGDDLSTRNHNAFGLGFAIVSDDYPSLGQGAFGHSGAAGSQAFADPRSGLAYGYNRRRFAFPGGAAPENARLVSAIHKAVTDQQA
- a CDS encoding dihydrofolate reductase family protein, producing MIRQIWPVERGLDDHDLEQLYQYPAGPRWVAVNFVSSTDGAITVEGRSASLSTPADRIVYRLGNDLADVVLVGAGTAMAEGFEGMRPDEHTAERRRRFGLAPIAPVAVVTTGRSLPPDAPVITKAAVPTLVFTSSAAPSALRDEWMANGARVFVVGAAEVPASEVVSTLAAEGLGRIDCEGGPRLFGSLIEAGVVDEFRLTVAPFLVSGASSRAAVGGAIDPASLELASVLTDGSSVLLRYLVPR
- a CDS encoding NUDIX hydrolase; the encoded protein is MTEIAQKHLAYCWIARGDRVLFLRRAPGVFLAGRWELPGGTAEPGEAFEATAIREAVEETGLRVRVTGELARDSWPDVAGRAMEVHAFVYTVEEDGAGDVVLNPEEHDDFAWLAPQEAGRLDMAEHFRRLL